Proteins co-encoded in one Capnocytophaga ochracea DSM 7271 genomic window:
- the obgE gene encoding GTPase ObgE: MTEGNFTDYVKIYVASGKGGAGSMHLHREKFVPKGGPDGGDGGRGGHIILRGNKHLWTLIHFKFQQHFRAEHGEAGGANRSFGADGKDITLEVPLGTIVKDAETEEVLFEITEDGQEIIALRGGKGGLGNWHFRTATNQTPRYAQPGLPGEERELLLELKVLADVGFVGFPNAGKSTLLSVITSAKPKIGDYPFTTLKPNLGIVQNRDYQSFVVADIPGIIEGAAEGKGLGHYFLRHIERNSVLLFLIPADSKDIIAEYHILLNELKEYNPELLDKDRLIAISKSDMLDDELTEAIRQEVATGLGDTPFLFISSVSGKGIQQLKDKLWEMIQ; this comes from the coding sequence ATGACCGAAGGCAATTTCACCGACTACGTAAAGATATACGTTGCCTCTGGCAAAGGAGGCGCAGGTTCTATGCACCTACACCGCGAGAAGTTCGTACCCAAAGGAGGTCCTGATGGGGGCGATGGCGGTCGTGGAGGGCATATCATCTTGCGTGGCAATAAGCACCTTTGGACACTCATACACTTCAAGTTCCAACAGCACTTCCGTGCCGAACACGGAGAAGCCGGAGGAGCCAACCGTAGTTTTGGTGCCGACGGTAAAGATATCACTTTGGAAGTCCCCTTAGGAACCATTGTTAAAGATGCTGAAACCGAGGAAGTACTCTTTGAAATTACTGAAGACGGACAAGAAATCATCGCTTTGCGCGGTGGTAAAGGAGGGTTAGGCAACTGGCATTTCCGCACAGCTACTAACCAAACCCCGCGCTACGCCCAACCAGGTCTCCCTGGTGAAGAACGCGAGTTGCTTTTAGAGTTAAAAGTGTTAGCCGATGTAGGTTTTGTAGGCTTCCCCAATGCAGGCAAATCTACACTGCTATCGGTAATTACTTCTGCTAAGCCAAAAATAGGCGATTATCCATTCACAACCCTCAAACCCAACTTGGGTATTGTGCAAAACCGCGATTACCAATCGTTTGTAGTAGCCGATATCCCTGGTATTATAGAGGGTGCTGCCGAGGGTAAAGGTTTAGGGCATTACTTCTTGCGACATATAGAGCGCAACTCGGTATTGCTATTCCTCATTCCTGCCGACAGCAAGGATATCATAGCTGAGTATCATATCTTGTTAAATGAACTCAAAGAATACAACCCTGAACTACTGGACAAAGACCGCCTCATAGCTATTTCAAAATCGGATATGTTAGACGACGAGCTCACCGAAGCTATTCGTCAAGAAGTAGCAACAGGATTAGGTGATACGCCTTTCTTGTTTATCTCGTCGGTATCGGGCAAAGGTATTCAGCAACTGAAAGACAAACTTTGGGAAATGATACAATAA
- a CDS encoding adenylate kinase: MELIKLHDKTFEPYVSAEELNQIAERMASEVYQDLQESRPIFIAILNGSFMFAADFLRHYKGECEISFVKMASYEGTQSTGKIHQLIGLSTPVEGRDVVILEDIIDTGNTLEEIYRIFEDKKVNSFRVATLFFKPDAYKKDLKIDYVGKPIPNRFIVGYGLDFDEIARNLPQVYQLNTSLTMTNLVLFGKPGAGKGTQAAFLKDKYNLVHISTGDIFRYNIKNETKLGKLAQSYMDKGDLVPDEVTIQMLQEEVEKNPNAEGFIFDGFPRTIAQAEALDAFLDSKGMRIHGTLALEADDEVLIKRLVERGKVSGRTDDQDEEKIRNRFTEYNEKTAPLITFYQTQGKYHTINGIGTIEEITTRLSETIDKLKAE; encoded by the coding sequence ATGGAACTGATAAAATTACACGATAAGACTTTTGAGCCTTACGTATCTGCCGAGGAACTCAACCAAATTGCCGAACGAATGGCAAGCGAGGTATATCAAGATTTGCAAGAATCACGCCCCATTTTCATCGCCATACTCAACGGTTCTTTTATGTTCGCTGCCGACTTTCTAAGGCACTACAAAGGCGAATGTGAAATATCATTCGTAAAAATGGCATCTTACGAGGGTACCCAGTCTACTGGAAAAATACACCAACTCATTGGGCTTTCTACCCCAGTGGAAGGACGTGATGTGGTAATCTTGGAAGACATTATCGACACCGGTAACACCTTAGAAGAGATTTACCGCATTTTCGAAGACAAAAAGGTAAACTCTTTCCGCGTGGCTACCCTATTCTTCAAACCCGATGCCTACAAAAAAGACCTCAAAATAGACTATGTAGGTAAACCTATCCCTAACCGATTTATCGTGGGCTATGGATTGGATTTTGACGAGATAGCGCGTAACTTACCCCAAGTATATCAATTAAACACTTCATTAACGATGACAAATTTAGTACTTTTCGGCAAACCAGGAGCTGGCAAAGGCACCCAAGCCGCTTTTTTGAAAGATAAATACAACTTAGTACACATCTCTACCGGCGATATTTTCCGCTACAATATCAAGAACGAAACCAAACTCGGCAAGCTCGCTCAATCGTATATGGATAAAGGCGACCTCGTACCCGATGAAGTTACTATACAAATGCTACAAGAGGAAGTTGAAAAGAACCCTAATGCCGAAGGCTTTATTTTCGACGGCTTCCCTCGTACTATCGCACAAGCCGAAGCCCTCGATGCTTTCTTAGACAGCAAAGGAATGCGCATTCACGGTACTCTTGCCTTGGAAGCTGATGACGAGGTACTCATCAAACGATTGGTAGAGCGCGGTAAAGTGAGTGGTCGCACTGATGACCAAGACGAAGAGAAAATACGCAACCGTTTCACTGAATATAACGAAAAAACAGCTCCTCTTATCACTTTCTATCAAACGCAAGGTAAATATCACACGATTAATGGTATAGGTACTATCGAAGAAATTACTACCCGCCTTTCTGAAACTATCGACAAACTCAAAGCTGAATAA
- a CDS encoding 2TM domain-containing protein — MADTQLTPEQYELFKNAENRLKQKRLLYLHFFVFVLGSIFFVVANKVLDYGATYNWYLWAILLWLFIWLWHAINVFVLHRFLGKEWQEKQREQLIAAQQKKLIKMEAAVEKELATQKEQAKRELAAEQAEKDNEQTNTPSTNF, encoded by the coding sequence ATGGCAGACACTCAACTCACTCCCGAACAATATGAACTTTTCAAAAATGCTGAAAATCGTCTCAAGCAGAAACGATTGTTATATCTTCACTTCTTTGTCTTTGTGTTAGGCTCTATCTTTTTTGTAGTAGCCAATAAGGTATTAGACTATGGAGCGACCTATAATTGGTATTTGTGGGCGATACTCTTATGGCTTTTCATCTGGCTGTGGCACGCTATAAATGTATTTGTATTGCATCGCTTCTTAGGAAAGGAATGGCAAGAAAAGCAACGCGAACAACTGATAGCAGCCCAACAGAAAAAACTTATAAAGATGGAAGCCGCAGTAGAAAAAGAGCTTGCTACACAAAAGGAACAAGCAAAACGTGAATTGGCAGCTGAACAGGCTGAGAAAGATAACGAGCAAACCAATACGCCGTCTACAAACTTTTAA
- a CDS encoding dihydrofolate reductase, whose product MITLIAAVAENNAIGKGDQLLWHLPEDFKHFKRLTTGHCIIMGRKTFETFPKPLPNRIHIVITRQKGYAKEGAVVVSSVEEAIEKALAIDPNPYVIGGGEIYAQALLFADAIELTRVHHTFAEADVFFPEFNREEWELVASERFEKDERHAYGFTFERYVVTRS is encoded by the coding sequence ATGATAACTCTTATAGCTGCTGTTGCCGAGAATAATGCTATTGGCAAAGGAGACCAACTGTTATGGCATTTGCCTGAAGATTTTAAGCATTTCAAACGCCTCACGACGGGACACTGCATTATAATGGGACGGAAGACCTTCGAGACTTTCCCCAAACCTTTGCCTAACCGTATACATATTGTTATTACGCGCCAGAAAGGGTATGCGAAAGAGGGAGCTGTGGTGGTTTCTTCAGTTGAAGAGGCTATAGAAAAGGCTTTGGCAATAGACCCTAACCCTTACGTGATAGGCGGTGGAGAAATCTATGCACAAGCCCTCCTCTTTGCCGATGCGATAGAACTCACACGGGTACATCACACTTTTGCCGAAGCTGATGTATTCTTTCCTGAGTTTAACCGTGAAGAATGGGAGTTAGTAGCCTCTGAGCGTTTTGAAAAAGACGAACGGCACGCTTATGGGTTTACTTTTGAAAGATACGTTGTAACACGGTCGTAG
- a CDS encoding 1-acyl-sn-glycerol-3-phosphate acyltransferase, whose product MKKWIGSFALWLMGWKIELQGDLKTLNRCVLVVAPHTTNWEFVLGILAYWKMEKPIKLIIKDAHTKAWYGWLVRKLGGIGINRSQRNHLIEFVTELFKKEDFSLVVTPEGTRSKVNKWRMGFYHIALSAQVPIVLGAGDFKKKMIYIGKTISIEDLQTLPQEQIMEEIQNFYKDITPKYPEQWNPKIY is encoded by the coding sequence ATGAAAAAATGGATTGGCTCCTTTGCTCTATGGCTAATGGGGTGGAAGATAGAATTACAAGGTGATTTGAAAACTTTAAATCGCTGTGTATTAGTAGTAGCACCGCACACTACTAATTGGGAGTTTGTTTTGGGTATCTTGGCTTATTGGAAGATGGAAAAACCGATTAAACTCATTATAAAAGACGCACATACCAAAGCGTGGTACGGCTGGTTAGTGCGCAAGTTAGGAGGGATTGGCATCAATCGTTCACAGCGCAATCACTTGATAGAATTTGTTACTGAACTCTTTAAGAAAGAAGACTTTAGCTTGGTAGTAACCCCTGAGGGAACGCGTTCTAAGGTGAACAAGTGGCGTATGGGCTTCTACCATATAGCTCTTTCTGCCCAAGTACCCATAGTTTTAGGTGCTGGTGATTTTAAGAAGAAAATGATATATATCGGGAAGACCATTAGCATAGAAGACTTACAAACGCTCCCACAAGAGCAAATAATGGAGGAAATACAGAACTTTTATAAGGATATTACTCCTAAATACCCCGAGCAGTGGAACCCTAAAATTTATTGA